One Phenylobacterium hankyongense DNA segment encodes these proteins:
- a CDS encoding FecR family protein, whose protein sequence is MDPDSAAAAWLAKLQGGSADRRGLDAWLAQSAANREAWARVQRLWAGFALVEDDPAVAALRREAHLAMQTARPRLIDQPWLRRAVAASAAVVLMGGALGGWFRLSPAARPGASPAQTFTTAVGQRASYRLADGSIITLNTDSKVEVGGWGRERPVRLARGQAYFQVAKDARRPFIVSAGQDRVTAVGTAFDVRVDSERLAVTLVEGRVRIVGPTPHGERTVEMTAGSQLVADAQTNWQVSEVDTAQAASWLRGQLVFDGQPLSAVVAEMNRFSARKLRIADPALARTPISGVFRTGEVDAFARALQGYGLARVSGPTDREVALVRP, encoded by the coding sequence GTGGACCCCGATAGCGCGGCGGCAGCCTGGCTCGCGAAGCTGCAGGGCGGGTCGGCCGATCGCCGGGGCCTGGACGCCTGGCTCGCGCAAAGCGCCGCCAATCGCGAGGCCTGGGCGCGCGTCCAGCGGCTGTGGGCGGGATTCGCGCTGGTGGAGGACGATCCCGCCGTGGCCGCCCTGCGCCGCGAGGCGCACCTGGCGATGCAGACCGCACGGCCGCGCCTGATCGATCAGCCGTGGCTGCGGCGCGCGGTCGCGGCGAGCGCCGCGGTCGTCCTGATGGGCGGCGCGCTTGGCGGCTGGTTCCGGCTCTCGCCCGCGGCGCGGCCCGGGGCCAGCCCAGCCCAGACCTTCACCACCGCGGTCGGCCAGCGGGCGAGCTATCGGCTGGCCGACGGCTCGATCATCACCCTCAACACCGACTCCAAGGTCGAGGTCGGCGGCTGGGGGCGTGAACGACCGGTGCGACTGGCCCGCGGCCAGGCCTATTTCCAGGTCGCCAAGGACGCCAGGCGGCCGTTCATCGTCTCGGCCGGCCAGGACCGCGTCACCGCGGTGGGCACCGCCTTCGACGTCCGCGTCGACAGCGAGCGGCTGGCCGTCACCTTGGTCGAGGGCCGGGTGCGGATCGTGGGCCCTACCCCGCACGGCGAGCGGACGGTTGAGATGACCGCCGGCTCACAGCTCGTCGCCGACGCCCAGACCAACTGGCAGGTGAGCGAGGTCGACACCGCCCAGGCGGCCAGCTGGCTGCGCGGCCAGTTGGTGTTCGACGGCCAGCCGCTTTCTGCGGTGGTCGCGGAAATGAACCGCTTTTCCGCGCGCAAGCTGCGGATCGCCGACCCGGCGCTGGCGCGCACGCCGATCAGCGGCGTCTTCCGCACCGGCGAGGTCGACGCCTTCGCCCGGGCCCTGCAGGGCTATGGCCTGGCGCGGGTCTCCGGCCCCACCGATCGCGAAGTCGCGCTCGTCCGCCCCTGA
- a CDS encoding RNA polymerase sigma factor has translation MAYATALRSFFSRRAPADDAEDLVQEVLLRIQKRKPDLVVQNVEGYLFEVAANVLIDRARRNRTRRRSDHCELTEFHHPVDDISPERVLQGREEMALAIAALNELPDRTRQVFALVRFESMSYKLVAGRFGISVSAVEKHVMKAMRHMSDRLRDADDVEQADERQQRGPR, from the coding sequence GTGGCCTACGCCACGGCGCTGCGCAGCTTTTTCTCGCGGCGTGCGCCGGCGGACGATGCGGAGGACCTCGTGCAAGAGGTCCTGCTGCGGATCCAGAAGCGCAAACCCGACCTCGTGGTGCAGAACGTCGAAGGCTATCTCTTTGAAGTCGCCGCCAATGTCCTGATCGACCGGGCCCGCCGCAACCGCACCCGCCGGCGGTCCGACCACTGCGAGCTGACTGAATTTCATCACCCCGTTGATGATATCTCGCCTGAGCGCGTCCTACAGGGGCGTGAGGAGATGGCGCTCGCCATCGCCGCGCTGAATGAGCTTCCGGACCGGACGCGGCAGGTGTTCGCCCTCGTCCGGTTTGAGTCGATGAGCTACAAACTCGTGGCCGGTCGGTTCGGGATCTCGGTCAGCGCGGTCGAGAAACATGTAATGAAGGCGATGCGCCATATGAGCGATCGCCTACGGGACGCAGATGACGTCGAGCAGGCCGACGAACGACAGCAGCGTGGACCCCGATAG